One stretch of Marinobacterium iners DNA includes these proteins:
- a CDS encoding tetratricopeptide repeat protein — MHWLMRQLAPLIAWLADRLFHLSLFKRSRQRHRLVMRLFRFAADNGSQRALSVYGHLLHFRGEDVASRIQGGIYLQRAADAGDPKAQYQMGRIFENGFEHYFTSDLGKALHYYRQAAEQLHPLAIRRMIEVYEEGALGVAIDPARANCWRQRQHQVPSVEALSVSSESR; from the coding sequence ATGCATTGGCTGATGCGGCAACTGGCACCTTTGATCGCCTGGCTGGCAGATCGCCTGTTTCATTTGTCCCTGTTCAAGCGGTCCCGTCAGCGTCACCGGCTGGTCATGCGGCTGTTCCGGTTTGCTGCGGACAATGGCAGCCAGCGGGCACTTTCGGTATACGGTCATCTGCTGCACTTTCGCGGCGAAGATGTGGCCAGCCGCATTCAGGGTGGGATCTATCTGCAACGTGCGGCTGATGCCGGTGATCCCAAGGCACAGTATCAAATGGGCAGAATCTTCGAGAATGGATTCGAGCATTACTTCACGTCTGATCTCGGCAAGGCGTTACATTACTACCGCCAGGCGGCGGAACAGCTTCATCCTCTGGCTATTCGACGCATGATTGAGGTTTACGAAGAGGGCGCCCTGGGTGTTGCCATCGACCCGGCGCGGGCCAACTGCTGGCGTCAGCGCCAGCACCAGGTGCCCTCGGTCGAGGCGCTCAGCGTGTCGTCAGAGTCGCGCTGA
- a CDS encoding DUF4139 domain-containing protein gives MIIRQLSLSTALVGGLLVSPLVQAADEISIADDSRTRLDLTLYQQNLALVQEQRKVPALPADTPILLQAVSPQMQAQTLKLRGMGQILEQNLEQDLLSLGSLLQTQMGKTITLARFNPVTGSETRTEVRLLRVEGNTALIANEAGEIETLPLHQGQWRLIVKPDSPNYQLQPRLSFRTKGTRNAAEAEISYLTQGLSWQMDYLLTLDSAGEQLDLEGLATLNNHSGLAWPQANIKLLAGQVNQPQQTRPEVMLMRSAVADMKGSGVETGSVQDYHLYTLPGLHNLQDQQQKQVPLIPNTQLPASIQYTYALQVNAHQQMPPQLDQALTELHFTAPATSGSRLPLPSGQARVFRPDADGQLQFVGGTQVPATAAGEKVRVIMGEAFDLGIEQVQTGFRKVFEGYEVEYRISVRNRSEQSKPLDLTAHFPLPFKLTLTSKPTTQVSGASASWQMEIPAESEEELSFSATLTTR, from the coding sequence ATGATCATTCGACAACTCTCTCTGTCCACCGCTCTGGTCGGTGGCTTGCTTGTGAGCCCACTGGTACAGGCTGCCGACGAGATCAGTATTGCGGACGACAGCCGTACCCGTCTTGATCTCACGTTGTACCAGCAGAACCTCGCACTGGTTCAGGAACAGCGCAAGGTTCCGGCACTTCCGGCTGATACCCCGATTCTGCTGCAAGCCGTGAGCCCACAGATGCAGGCTCAAACGCTTAAACTGCGCGGTATGGGCCAGATTCTGGAGCAAAACCTGGAACAGGACCTGCTCAGTCTTGGCAGCCTGCTGCAGACGCAAATGGGCAAAACAATTACCCTCGCCCGCTTCAACCCCGTCACAGGGTCCGAAACACGCACCGAAGTGCGTCTGCTGCGTGTTGAAGGCAACACGGCACTGATAGCAAACGAAGCAGGAGAGATCGAAACCCTGCCTCTGCACCAGGGCCAGTGGCGACTGATTGTAAAACCGGACAGTCCCAACTATCAGTTACAGCCACGCCTTTCATTTCGCACCAAGGGCACCCGCAATGCGGCCGAAGCCGAAATCAGCTATCTGACACAAGGCCTCAGCTGGCAGATGGACTACCTGCTGACCCTCGACAGTGCTGGTGAACAGCTGGACCTGGAAGGCCTCGCCACTCTGAACAACCACAGCGGCCTGGCCTGGCCCCAGGCAAACATCAAGCTGCTGGCGGGACAGGTCAACCAGCCTCAACAGACTCGACCTGAAGTCATGCTGATGCGCTCGGCCGTAGCCGACATGAAAGGCAGCGGAGTTGAAACTGGATCGGTACAGGACTATCACCTCTACACCCTGCCCGGGCTACACAACCTGCAAGATCAGCAGCAGAAACAGGTACCCTTGATTCCAAACACCCAGCTGCCCGCAAGCATTCAATACACCTACGCACTTCAGGTGAACGCCCATCAACAGATGCCGCCACAGCTGGATCAGGCTCTGACTGAGCTGCATTTCACCGCACCGGCCACATCCGGATCACGCTTGCCCTTGCCCAGCGGACAGGCGCGAGTGTTCCGGCCTGATGCCGACGGCCAACTGCAGTTTGTGGGGGGCACTCAGGTACCTGCAACCGCCGCAGGCGAAAAGGTCAGAGTGATTATGGGTGAAGCCTTTGACTTGGGGATCGAGCAGGTCCAAACAGGCTTCAGAAAGGTATTTGAAGGCTATGAGGTGGAGTACCGGATCAGTGTGCGTAACCGCTCGGAACAGAGCAAACCTCTGGACCTGACTGCTCACTTTCCACTGCCGTTCAAGTTGACACTCACCAGCAAACCAACTACACAGGTCAGCGGTGCATCTGCCAGCTGGCAGATGGAAATCCCTGCCGAAAGTGAAGAGGAGCTGAGCTTCAGCGCGACTCTGACGACACGCTGA